From a single Lewinella sp. LCG006 genomic region:
- the cas7i gene encoding type I-B CRISPR-associated protein Cas7/Cst2/DevR codes for MNSITITYLSKVSFASLNGADKDVDNINPIKKITLDNGQELPYVSSQALRRALRDRLEEMGKPISNVTPGEGKNPPATEGDPAKYYDDDLFGYMNAGARSQRTSPVRVESLLALPSSVYKGDLDYATNFMGTNKGGEPNIYETEVHSGLYRGTILIELDRVGKGYSTKEGYDEGDYIDKQEKKERVLAFLDAFRSLWSSGRQSRFLADISPKFIAAACMTVKNPVFLEAVNLDPQGEVDVKGLQTVAADYDKFIVDHVFANQQATLQANDTVVSLKVGFEKVEAWIKEYYK; via the coding sequence ATGAATAGCATTACCATTACCTATTTATCTAAGGTTTCTTTCGCTAGCCTAAATGGCGCGGACAAAGATGTAGATAATATCAACCCGATTAAGAAAATTACACTCGACAACGGGCAGGAGCTTCCCTATGTTTCTTCACAAGCATTGCGCCGTGCATTGCGCGATCGACTTGAAGAAATGGGCAAGCCTATTTCAAATGTTACACCTGGCGAAGGCAAGAATCCTCCTGCTACCGAAGGAGATCCCGCCAAGTACTACGATGATGATCTTTTTGGCTACATGAATGCTGGTGCCCGTAGCCAACGGACCTCGCCAGTACGCGTAGAATCACTCCTCGCGTTGCCTAGTTCTGTGTACAAAGGCGATTTGGATTACGCCACCAACTTTATGGGAACCAATAAAGGCGGTGAACCGAATATTTACGAAACCGAAGTGCACTCTGGCTTGTACCGGGGAACAATTCTTATCGAGTTGGATCGGGTTGGAAAAGGATATTCGACGAAGGAAGGTTACGATGAAGGCGACTATATCGACAAACAAGAGAAAAAAGAGCGGGTGCTTGCTTTTCTTGATGCTTTTCGCTCGTTGTGGAGCTCAGGCCGTCAAAGTCGTTTCCTGGCGGATATTTCTCCCAAGTTTATTGCTGCTGCTTGTATGACCGTGAAAAATCCGGTGTTCCTGGAAGCGGTGAATCTCGACCCTCAAGGTGAAGTAGATGTAAAGGGCCTACAGACCGTGGCGGCTGATTACGATAAATTTATCGTCGACCATGTTTTTGCTAACCAACAAGCCACTTTGCAGGCTAATGACACGGTCGTATCATTGAAAGTGGGCTTCGAAAAAGTAGAGGCCTGGATTAAAGAATACTACAAATAG
- a CDS encoding helix-turn-helix transcriptional regulator, with protein sequence MSGKTEQGVLRIFKLIRLLNSTPRRSARHLMNILGQSESTFYRDLQLIEKLGYHYDKDQNDCFFLQLQLERGRQSVLEPDELFFLQDHLQQTAGTSPLAQAILHKFDLNLSMIPLADALPQLHANRILQLLRVALENKSCVLIKGYHSLSSEKVEDRRVEVLEITQDYRYLIGWDMDKDRQGQYKLSRIQDVEYLEERVTPGRMASPMDIFGLTGYEWLDVKLKLSNTAYHLLLEEFPLSRTFIHRRYDGTFFEGQVRNWKGIGRFILGLPGEIEVLYPEALQTYLRERRGED encoded by the coding sequence CTGCTCAATTCTACACCGCGCCGAAGTGCTCGCCATTTGATGAATATTCTGGGCCAATCGGAAAGCACCTTCTATCGTGATTTGCAACTGATAGAAAAGCTTGGTTACCATTACGATAAAGATCAGAATGATTGCTTCTTTTTGCAGTTGCAGTTAGAAAGAGGTCGGCAATCCGTTTTGGAACCCGACGAGCTTTTCTTCTTGCAAGACCACCTTCAGCAAACGGCGGGAACTTCCCCGCTGGCGCAGGCCATTCTCCATAAATTTGATCTCAACCTGAGCATGATTCCACTGGCGGACGCACTGCCGCAGTTGCACGCCAATCGCATTCTGCAACTCTTGCGGGTGGCACTGGAAAATAAATCATGCGTACTTATTAAAGGGTATCATTCCCTTTCCAGCGAAAAGGTCGAAGATCGCCGAGTAGAGGTGCTGGAAATCACCCAGGACTACCGCTACCTCATCGGCTGGGACATGGATAAAGATCGCCAGGGCCAGTACAAACTCAGCCGAATTCAGGATGTGGAGTACCTGGAGGAACGCGTAACACCCGGCCGGATGGCCAGCCCCATGGACATTTTTGGCCTCACCGGCTACGAATGGCTGGACGTAAAGCTAAAACTGAGCAATACCGCCTACCACCTCCTGTTGGAAGAATTTCCCCTTTCGCGCACCTTCATCCACCGCCGCTACGATGGTACCTTCTTCGAAGGGCAAGTCCGCAATTGGAAAGGGATTGGCCGGTTCATCCTGGGGCTGCCAGGGGAAATAGAGGTGTTGTACCCTGAGGCCTTGCAGACGTATTTGCGGGAGCGGAGAGGGGAAGATTAG
- the cas5 gene encoding CRISPR-associated protein Cas5, producing MKYCIVELYSQTATFRNPEFQNYHKTFALPPPTTLVGLAGAAMGLSPNAAQDFFSSSSFQMGIYGQHQGKTTDLWKYDAFKNRSIVLREILIGNHFVLVYGSEEEEKVELLATGFAAPVYALTMGSSDSLAKVIHCEVGQAPIVKSTTVAYCLLAGDIIKEVMQNASAHPEFSIYATTDPIALDVPTHFQYESDYGARSVSQRQLLSFIGREMELNVKKEGIQYQDKFIPLFDYNSN from the coding sequence ATGAAATATTGTATTGTTGAGCTATACTCTCAAACGGCAACGTTTAGAAATCCTGAGTTTCAAAATTACCACAAGACCTTTGCGCTACCTCCGCCAACTACCCTGGTGGGGCTGGCGGGGGCTGCAATGGGACTTAGTCCAAATGCGGCACAAGATTTCTTTTCCTCTTCTTCCTTTCAAATGGGGATATACGGCCAGCATCAAGGCAAGACGACTGATTTATGGAAATATGATGCCTTTAAAAATCGGAGTATAGTTCTGAGAGAAATACTCATTGGCAATCATTTCGTCTTGGTTTATGGTAGCGAAGAGGAAGAAAAGGTAGAACTGCTAGCCACAGGTTTTGCCGCACCAGTGTATGCACTTACGATGGGAAGCAGCGATAGTTTAGCTAAGGTGATTCATTGCGAAGTGGGTCAGGCACCTATTGTGAAAAGTACGACGGTAGCATATTGCTTGCTAGCGGGTGATATTATCAAAGAAGTCATGCAAAATGCTTCGGCGCATCCAGAGTTTTCGATCTACGCTACTACTGACCCCATCGCGCTAGATGTTCCTACTCACTTCCAATATGAAAGTGACTATGGTGCTCGCTCCGTAAGCCAACGCCAGTTGCTCTCCTTTATCGGTCGTGAAATGGAGTTGAACGTAAAGAAAGAGGGAATACAGTACCAGGATAAATTCATCCCGCTTTTTGACTACAACAGTAATTAA